In Myripristis murdjan chromosome 18, fMyrMur1.1, whole genome shotgun sequence, the sequence tattggacacaagctgtgtttgtcaaagaaggAAACTTATCACAGGACACGTTCTCCACTGGGATCTATGTAAAAGTGGAAATACGTCATCCCCTGCCCATGTAAGGAGAACGCCAAAGTCACCACGCTCTTTTGACTCCCAACATCtcaaaacaagagaagaaagagatgaaCCCGCTGACTGCGAGTCTCAGTCTTATGAcctcattcatttgatttgtttttagaggtgtttctgcaggctttgGAGAACATTGTGGTTCTACACGCAAGCACATCAGTGCAGGTGGTTTCAAAGCGTTAATTCTCTGAAACAAGAGGCACAAGGtcctataaattgaaaaaattacagtaattcattgatgtgaaaaataagaaatatactcttactcttacttttactttaagtaaaatTAAAAGCATGTACTTTTGGATACTTAAGtacctttaaaagcaagtactcTGTTACTCTTACTTGAGTAACATGTCGactgagctacttttacttgtaacggagtaaattttgACCAGTAGTATTTTTATTCTTACTCAAGTACTGGGGCAGagtactctgtccatctctgttgATTATTGGACTCCAGGTGCATGTACGTTGGTCAAACACAGCATCACAGATTCATGGAGGTGTTGGACTCGCTTGAAAGGGAACAAAGTGTGTGAGTTTGTTCCCTGTGAGTCTGAAGAGGCGGCGTTTTTCATTCACAACAAGTTTGTCCACACcgagtggagaggagaaaagttCCAGTCCAACAAAGAGACGGATCCTTCACCGACTCGATGGCTTGTCTTCCTCAGCtgtgtcctgtttttttgtcatgaagaaaaaaaaacatcgtcCGTCTGAAGGCAGtgtcttgtttcacagcatCCTATTAAAGTCAGGAGCAGTGACTCTGTTTCAGTCCAGAAAACCAAAGACTCGAGATCTCAAGTCTGATCAGTTGGCTTGATGCTCTGCTCCCACTGATATTAACAGGGTGTTTTACCTCCAGTTTTCACATGCTGGAGATTTATTCGAGAAGAAATGTGTCCATGCAGAGTGAAGAACATCAGGAGGAAAAGTGCTGCAACCCAAAGTCCCAACACAATGAAGAGAGCGATCCTTCCCCGACTTGCCGGCTGGGTCTCCTCAGCTGTGGGCTGAATCCTGGCTGCTGCACAGATCAAACCAGGAGAGGAAACATTTTACTCTCATAATCTGACAGAAAGTTCAAAGAAAGTGGAGCGAGCCTCTCCACCAGTGATCACAGTTCTACTGAGTTCTACTTACCAGTGACGTTGAGTGAACATTCACTGATGGTCCCGTCATGATAAGTGGACACTTTACATCGATAGACGCCTGAGTCTTCAGTCCTGAGTCTGGACAGATGAAGTCTGATGTTTCCTTTTCTCAGCTCGTCTTTGTCCAATCCAACTCGTCCTGCAAACTGCTCATCTTGAAATCCTGACAGCTCAACACCTTCTAGTAGAAGATATACTGTCTTCAACGTCTTAACATCAGATACCCATAATGCAAAATGGAGTTCCATGTCTTTGAGTCTCATGTTGGGAGTGAAGGTCCACTCCATGGTGACGTTCCTGTTCTCCTCGGCCTGACTGACAGACTGTCTCACATTCAGGACAAGAGCTCCTGTTGGAGAGAcacaagagagaaaataatcatGTTGACATACAAACTAATAATCCAATCTGAACCTGATGAAGGTCAAACTCTGCCTGTTCAGGTTTTGATGCAGAGTTTTCATGTCCCATGATGCTCTGGGGACATGggccatgtctgtgtgtattttaggcagggctgaacatttttttaaataattaattgctagttttgataatcaattaattgttttgagtcattttaagAGGAAAATTTCCAAAATCTCTTATTCAAGTTCTCaagtgtgaatattttctgattcTTTTTCATAAATATCTCCATATGTGTGTCTGAAGAGCAGAAGGTGTGAACTCACCACAGTCAGAGGCTGTCAGGACAACAAGCAGCAGGATGCTGATCATCTCCTCCCTGTGGAAGCAGAGGACATGAACACATCTGATGGACAGTGAAGGCATCACAGGCAGCAgagcctcttcacaccagagGACAAGAAACTATCAGCATACTGGATGCTTTTGCcagggcacacacactccttggtTTGGCCatgaacattaaaaatgaccaaAGTTCTCCATCAGCCCCACCAGACTcctccacacccccacccccaccaccaacacacagagTAAGCCTTGAAGATGTGGACCATTTCTCCTACCTTGGACGTTGTAACACCATCACATCTGCTGTGCCGCTGGAGCTTCTGCAAACTTGTAGAAAAGTCTTTACTAACTCCAACATGCATGCCAACACCGAGCTGCTGCTCTATAAGTAAGTTCTCCTGATTCAGAGGGACCTGGACCAGCTTCAGTCGGCAGGGAAGAGTCCTGGAGTCCTTCCATCATGTTTCTGGGGAAACTCCTGTGAATCATCTGGAAAGAGAAGAACTAACATCAGAGCTCTTGAGGAAGCAAACATTAACTGCATCTCCACCAGCACCGGTATTACTACAAcgtttgtttacatgttttggGGAAGCCACGTGGTTTGTAGTACAGGCTgcggcctgcagggggcagcagcctGTACGAGGCTGAAGCTGCAGGCTGATGCAACTCTGCCCCCTGAACAGCCCGAGTGTTTTGGAGGCACAGGGAGGTGAGAAATCACAATCAGAGtaatttattgatccccgagagAAAACTAACAatgatatatatttaattatgtatatgtatgtaattatatctatttttttacagtgtacatTTTTCTGTATGTATTGTTTATTACTGAATATATTGTTATTACCCTGTTTTTATTTCGCTGCCTGTAGAGCTGCTAAACCAATTTTCACAGTAATGTTGGTGACAGTgttaacagtgacaataaaggattctgattcttattcttattgtaTAACGTTGTGTcaaagccgtgtgtgtgtgatgtacatGAAGTGTGTAAAGGTGTAAACAGGTGGTTtaaagtgtgtgtctctgatcCTGTTGAACAGACCTGACCTGACTTGTACAAACACGAGCTCGTTAGTAATGAAGcgagaaagtaaaaaaaatcttacgTGATCAAAGTCCAAGAAGAAAAGTCCCGTCTGagctgctccggctgtcagaTGTGGCGCAGAGACAACAGGCTATGATTTCTTTACTTTCTGCCTTGCTTTGCCTCCTCCCCTTCATTTTATAGTGAGAATGAAACTCGACGCCCCCAAAGCTTCGTGATAGGAGCCTACAGGTTCACTCCGCCGCCCGTCACGCAGTAGGGAGGGTTTGAAGCGACCTGAAATAGCTGGTGTAATTGCATCAGTTTATTCCTGTGCATTTCACTCATCTTATGGTAACTTTATTTCAACgtagaaatataaataaaacaaaaaataagggAATCTCCACTTGGCCTGTTGGGATAAAACTACTTTCCGGTTCCAGTTTGTACTTTGAAGAGGTTTGACTGTCTTAACCTTATTCGACTggtgaaattcagttttcatgtaCATGAGCGAAGGCTTAAAGGTTCCTGTACATcacggctgtgtgtgtctgtacatggATGTCTAAAGAGGAAATAAGCCTCCAAACCGCTGCTCTCCAGCTTCGGACCCGGGATGGGAACACAAATAGGGAATAAACAATTTCCAAATAACCCCACATCAGTTTGCAGCTTTATACCCCGTTACATATTCAAATACATATTTCAGTCTCCACCGTGGTTACCGTCACTAAACATTACAGAAATAAATTGACACGTGAGGTAATCCTATTCAAATACTGCTGATTCAATCAATACAGCTCTGTATTTTAGTAACCAAACACTAAAATGAACACTGCTTCAAATTCCCCGTCAATGAGATCCTTCTTGTTATGCACAAGTTGTGCAAGAAGGAGGAGGCGCTTTTCCTGCGTCCAGTTTGACTTTCACTTCCTTTTGCAGAGCACAGCTTCAAATGTTTTGTCAGCCATGGTCACTGCAGTAtctagatcaggggtgtcaaactcgtgccatggagggccaagaggctgcaggttttcattccaaccaacaactccaccaggtgatttgactgattagtcccgcctctctgtttcgaggtagggtgatcagtgaaatcacctggtggagttgttggttggaatgaaaacctgcagcctcttggccctccatggcacgagtttgacacccctgatctagaTCATACTTGAAAGGCTGCTTCTCTGCATATTTTCTAATTGTTTAACGAGATACAGATGCACAAGAGGCTGCTGACAGTCAGATAAACATGTGCTCGATTGGTCTTGTtctgtgtttcatgtttaatcGGAGAAGACgacatgttttattgtttgtttgttttgttttttttatcacaatgtggtcattaattaaaaaaaaaaaaaaaaaaactgtatccTGTGACCAGCGCCGGAGTGGGACTCATGttcagccctggagtttcatTTGTCGACCGCCAGCTCGTTTTAGTGTAAAAGTTTCCAGATGTAGCACATTTGGCCGTTTCCACAGCgttcttcttttttattctttccttCTCCGCGccacccttgctctttctattttccatctttcaaacaccactgaccgAGTGCACGGACGTGTTACGTCAGGCAGTATtaaccaaatttaaaaaaaaaaaaaaaaaaaaaaacacagtacagGAGAGAGTCCAACCTAAAATccacaaacacaagaaacacgAAACCCTGACATTCAGGGTCCTTCCTTGAGGGTCACTTATTTAGTCTTTCATTTGTCTGTCAATTTGTCCCCgataaatacacatacatacttaTGTTTGGCTGCTTTTCCCACGGGAATGACATATTGGCCTATTTCATAACAAACTCCACCTACGGGATTTTTCCTGAAGAAACACCTTGTAATATTTGTTTCTATGCAGTGGGAACAGATGAACATACCACAGTAGGCTAAAGGATAGGTCATATAGGTGATATCACATGGCAGCCTTGACTGAGCCTGAGCGGACGACCCACCCTGCCGCCCGGGTGGAGTCACAGGTGGAGTTTTGTCCCTTCCACCTAAAATCACTGTCCAAGCATGTCAGCAAAGGAGTTTGACTTCAGTTCACCCCGGTGATGATTACAGAGCATGTAATAATGTGTGTGATGTCCTGTATGTGATCACAAAGCTCCAGTCACACACAGGACAAGGACACAGGCTCATAAACCAAACATGTAATGTATTTACATGGGGACACACATCAGAGTGTATACAGGAGGAGTGTAATAACCAGGTTGGTACTTAGTTACCACTAGTAATTACTAATATTAATTAGttatattcaatttttttttttaacattatcaaaaacaacaactgtgtttttttttttttttttttactttgcaatAAGTGAagacacatgctctctctcccgttatatacacacagtcacacttaCTGTCCCTATTCTGTAGGCGCCCCCTTCAGGTCAAGTTCACAGTATTggtgtgcatctctctctctctctctggtccaaTTCCACACAGGAAGAGGCGGAACCGGGCAGCGAGGCACTGCGAATACACATTTTTAGCCTCTGAAAACTTTAACTTCTTTTTCTCTGGACAAACTTTGCAACATCGTAAAACCTGCTGCGTCTGGACGGCTGGAAAGAATCAAGACAGCCGGTGTTATTTTCCTCAGTAGGAGTCTGAGGGTGTGGTGCTGgagccctgtttttttttttttttttttttttttttttttgtagtttttattctgattatcgttattattagaAGATGATCCGCATCCTGCTGCTTGTTGTCCTGACAGCCTCTGTCTGTGGTGAGTTCACACCTTctgctcttcacacacacacatgaagatattttcagcaaaaacaacagattttctctctcttgtctttcttccAGCTGTAAAATTAGTATGTGTAATCGATAGAATAGATAGAATGATTACCGCTATGCTATGAAAAGTAGAGATGTTGACCCAAGACAATGGATGAAGATTGATTATGGTTAATAGACATTTTTTAGTGTAGTAGCGTCTTTttgccactagatggtgctacTCTCCTGAGTGAGAATCTGTGCCACCACACAGTAAAATGAGCCATTTTACTAATAATGATGTGTCAAATGACTGTTCAATCGTCATTTCGAGTcatgaaaaagatgaaataataaatcatgTTTATTATCAAGACTAATCAAAAGTAAGGATTTAACTGAGATTAATGGTGAGAGCATGTTGAGACAAGTCTGTGCTTTACTGTGCAGTCAGAGGCCAAGAACAGTACGTTCCCCAGCAGCCGCTCGGCCTCTTGCAGCCAGCAagaaatgtgtatgtgttgaaattcagagttagtgtgtaaatgtgtgtgcattcagcTTTAGACTTTAGGCCTAAGAGGTGGTGCATGGGAGAGAAGAAATGGTGTAAAAAGGCATGCTTCAGAACCCTCTGGGTTCTTTATTCGGGGTCAGACCTTTGGAATAGAAGCTGTGGATTACTTTACCATCGGAGGGATTTACAAAGACTCTTCATCTGGAAATTGTCTACCTGAATTAGATGGAATTACTGTATGGATTTTCAGAAAAGtgactctcctctctccctttttttcagATTTATCATTTAATCATACTAATCATCATAACCTGAATTTTACAGATTGTTTGGATTTTCCTAAAAGTTTGATGAGTTTTTAGATTTAGTTATGCTGCTTTGCCCTGCTCATTTTCGCAATAAATGTTTCTAATCTAGATTTAAAGTATATTTGTGGTGTGGTTGTGGTGTGCATCGTGTTGTAAGGGGCGTGGCTTCAGCAGGACTATTTGGGTAAACCCTTTGAGGCGTGAGGTTCGGACCCTTTTTAGATGGAGAGTCGGTCCAGACCACCTGTACAGGGGTAACTGGGATCTAACAAGGGGTATATTCCTTCTTTTGGTGTTTGGATGAGGGTGGTGGAGAGTCCAAAATCTCCCATAAAGCAGTCAGTGAGCCCTGGTGCCCTGTGGATGAGGGGCGTGGTTATCCTGGAAGAGACCACTCCCATCAGGGTAGACATCTTCCATCACTGGATGAAAGGTGATCACTCAGGGAGCTTGCCTTCCCTCTAAGGGGACAGGTGGAAAATGAGCCATAAACTTCACTTTCCCttacttctcttctctttccccaACAGGAAAACTTGTAGTGAATGTGAGCCAGGCTGTCTATCAGGCAGAGGAGAACAGTGACGTCACCATGGAGTGGACGTTCACTCCCATCATGCCCGCCACCGATCTCAAAATCTTCTTTGCATTATGGTTACCTGAACTGAAGATTTCTAAGTCTGTATATTACTTTCATAAAGGTGATGAGCACCCAGAATATCAAGATGAGCAGTTCACAGGACGAGTTGGATTGGACAAAGACGAGCTGGGAAAAGGAAACATCAGACTTCATCTGTCCAGACTCACGACTGAAGACTCAGGTGTCTATCGGTGTAAAGTGTCCACTGATCAAGACCCTGATCAAGTCGGCAGTGAATGTTCCCTCAACGTCACCGGTAAGTAGAACTCAGTAGAACTGTGATCACTGGTGGAGAGGCTCGCTCCACTTTCTTTGAACTTTCTGTCAGATTATGAGAGTAAAATGTTTCCTCTCCTGGTTTGATCTGTGCAGCAGCCAGGATTCAGCCCACAGCTGAGGAGACCCAGCCGACAGGTCGGGGAAGGATCGCTCTCTTCGTTGGATCTGAACTTTTTGTTGCTGAACTTTTCCTCCTGATGTTCTTCAAATTTCTTCTGGAATAAATGTCCAGCATGTGAAAACTGGGGGTCAAACCCCCTGTTAATATCAGTGAGCAGAGCATCAAACCAACTGATCAGACTCGAAAAGACAGAAATGTCCTGGAGTTGAACTGAAGCTGTAAGGTCTGTGTTCACAGAGGGCTCTGAAGCCAAAAAACATCGGATTAAAACTTAATTTGATAAACTCAACAACCGCTGAGAAAGTTCAGTCCACTTCATTTATATGAACAAAGAtacaggctctctctctctctctttccctgcaaATTAAAAGTGCAAAAACTAAATTTTTTGTGCTTGTGACCAGAATGAAATGTAATATTGAGAGTGTCTTCCCTCCATGTTTTGACGTTTCTGGTTTAATCAGGATGTTGCTGTGGGATGTGGTGAGGAGCTTTGAAAGGATTTGTCCAACATTTTGCAGCAAAATCCCCTCTTTCCATctcatccagactgagacaagatgttcgatccCATTTTACCTGCAGGAAGTGACCTGCTGGACGTACAGAGgcgtctcagtctggggaagatGGAAAATGTTGGAGATTTCCTTTAAAGCAAAACCagccatcatttcaaaagtgaagACGATGCAATGTTCAGTAcctttttttcagtcagtcaaatcaataaatcatgttttgtgccacttttatttcaccctcttaataaaattcactttttttcaacACGTTCAATAAAGTATAATAAAGTAAACTTAACTTCTctgtattttgatattttggtgGTAAATTTTTCTGGTTTCTAGTTTTTGCTGACTTCTTGCTGACTGCTGCTCTCCAGTACAGTGCTACTGTGAAAATGTACACtttacaaatcaaacacaaacacacccagaatCTGTTATATTGCAAATAATTATCATGCACTGTTGATTCAGCCAGAAACTTGAAATGCAACGGTTGTATAAATGCAGTTTCCTCCATATTAATTGTGGTTAATGATGCCACCAGCTGTGGGTGAAGTGAATCTCCACATCAGTCCCAGTGAAACTCAACACATCACAAGCAGCTGTGGCTGTCCCAgtttctccagcagctccactccaaAATCCCATTTcacttgtgttcttgttttgCGTCCGTGCTGCATCCCCACTTGTCAAACCAACCTGAGGactttttctgcctctttaaTGTCATCTGGAGTTCAATTTAAGACAAAGGTGAGAAAACTGAACAGACCtgggagggaaaacacacaggcactgcTTCAGGTTGGACATTTTTATTCAAGTATTGAACTTTATGATCAGAAGCCTCATGTCACTGCAGCAAAAAGTCCAGAAGCAGTAAAACAACAAGGACACACAGGCCAGTTAAAACAAAAGTGATGGACATGAGCTAAGCTGTGTGACAAGTGCAGGGAAAAGGAAAATCAAttgcacaataaaaacatgatcaaaaaaatcaatacaaatatGTGCAAAGTGTAATATGTGCTGTAGGCGAGGCGGTCAAGAGCTCACATCACATCGTCAAAGAGCTGCATTCAGCTGCTCCCTCCTCTGATCAGGTGGTTTGATGCTCTGCTCACTGATATTAACAGGGTGTTTGACCCCCAGTTTTCACATGCTGGAGATTTATTCTAGAGGAAATGTGTCCATGCAGAgtgaacaaaataacaaaataaactgaGCA encodes:
- the LOC115376424 gene encoding programmed cell death 1 ligand 1-like isoform X1, which gives rise to MLELVKTFLQVCRSSSGTADVMVLQRPREEMISILLLVVLTASDCGALVLNVRQSVSQAEENRNVTMEWTFTPNMRLKDMELHFALWVSDVKTLKTVYLLLEGVELSGFQDEQFAGRVGLDKDELRKGNIRLHLSRLRTEDSGVYRCKVSTYHDGTISECSLNVTAARIQPTAEETQPASRGRIALFIVLGLWVAALFLLMFFTLHGHISSRINLQHVKTGGKTPC
- the LOC115376424 gene encoding programmed cell death 1 ligand 1-like isoform X4 produces the protein MLELVKTFLQVCRSSSGTADVMVLQRPREEMISILLLVVLTASDCGALVLNVRQSVSQAEENRNVTMEWTFTPNMRLKDMELHFALWVSDVKTLKTVYLLLEGVELSGFQDEQFAGRVGLDKDELRKGNIRLHLSRLRTEDSGVYRCKVSTYHDGTISECSLNVTAARIQPTAEETQPTGRGRIALFV
- the LOC115376429 gene encoding butyrophilin subfamily 2 member A2-like — protein: MIRILLLVVLTASVCGKLVVNVSQAVYQAEENSDVTMEWTFTPIMPATDLKIFFALWLPELKISKSVYYFHKGDEHPEYQDEQFTGRVGLDKDELGKGNIRLHLSRLTTEDSGVYRCKVSTDQDPDQVGSECSLNVTAARIQPTAEETQPTGRGRIALFVGSELFVAELFLLMFFKFLLE